From Cannabis sativa cultivar Pink pepper isolate KNU-18-1 chromosome 8, ASM2916894v1, whole genome shotgun sequence, a single genomic window includes:
- the LOC133030066 gene encoding uncharacterized protein LOC133030066 — MTFLKSAPVLKIKPKSGTATTSPVIAQKRKSDVVATLAADSSKKLAKTTQDKGKKVMIEPTVRARDFLAMQEKFVGEEFISKAEKIPSEELVPRSVELASQSMTLFMKVVAAGSKEADSLKRHNAQLQENMKRLKQEAARKDK, encoded by the coding sequence atgacttttttgaagtccGCGCCCGTCCTTAAAATCAAGCCGAAGAGTGGAACAGCGACGACATCGCCCGTTAttgcccagaagaggaagagcgatgttgTAGCTACTCTTGCCGCAGattcttccaagaagctggctAAGACCACgcaggacaaggggaagaaggTCATGATCGAGCCAACTGTCCGAGCCCGCGATTTTCTGGCTAtgcaggagaagttcgtgggcgAGGAGTTCATATCCAAGGCGGAGAAGATCCCTTCTGAGGAGCTTGTTCCGCGTTCTGTGGAGTTGGCGTCGCAGTCGATGACTCTGTTTATGAAAGTTGTTGCCGCTGGTTCTAAGGAGgctgactcgctgaagaggcacaATGCTCAGCTCCAGGAGAACATGAAGAGACTGAAACAAGAGGCGGCTAGAAAGGACAAATAG